A genomic segment from Thiomicrorhabdus aquaedulcis encodes:
- a CDS encoding UDP-glucose dehydrogenase family protein, whose translation MKINVFGSEISSLVCAGCLAETGNFVTLIGTPDLARTEPGLVKLLKAQVAAERLTYSDTLDADAKVHIIASNPDECSKGKEYARLLANYVTPKSCLIIRSNFSLGTPRQIGELAKMPWLVNPDFASEGQAISGFLRPDRLVIGSENEYAIDLFKRLFAPFNRNRDVTILMSPESAELTKYATNAMLATRISLMNDLAQAAEYLNADIEEVRQGLGADSRIGFSYLYPGIGFGGTHFERDLSRAQTLIQSAGSHSSLLQSVLDINKEQKEVLFRKLWQHFDCDLEGKTVALWGISYKPNSNSIENAPSLVLIKAFLAQGCTLKVFDPKLDDNFSQWMQTELTAEQRARIHISPDMYAATEQADALCVVTEWKQFWLPDMNLLSANMRTKIILDGRNLYQKPWVKSYGFDYYGIGR comes from the coding sequence ATGAAAATTAATGTATTTGGATCAGAAATTAGCTCGTTGGTGTGCGCAGGTTGTTTAGCCGAAACCGGAAATTTTGTCACACTAATCGGCACTCCCGACTTGGCTCGCACCGAACCAGGCCTGGTTAAGTTGTTAAAAGCCCAAGTAGCGGCCGAACGCTTAACCTACAGCGATACCTTAGACGCTGACGCCAAGGTGCATATTATTGCCTCTAACCCCGACGAATGCTCAAAAGGCAAAGAGTACGCGCGTTTGTTGGCCAACTACGTTACGCCTAAATCGTGCTTGATTATTCGCTCTAACTTTTCATTGGGCACACCGCGTCAAATTGGTGAACTGGCCAAAATGCCGTGGTTGGTTAACCCCGACTTTGCGTCCGAAGGTCAAGCCATCAGCGGCTTTTTACGCCCCGACCGTTTGGTGATTGGCAGTGAAAACGAATACGCTATTGACCTGTTTAAACGCTTATTTGCGCCATTTAACCGCAACCGCGACGTGACCATTTTAATGTCACCCGAATCGGCCGAGCTCACCAAATACGCTACCAACGCTATGTTGGCCACGCGTATTTCGTTAATGAACGACTTGGCGCAAGCGGCTGAATACTTAAACGCCGACATTGAAGAAGTTCGCCAAGGTTTAGGAGCCGACAGTCGCATTGGTTTTTCGTATTTGTACCCTGGAATCGGTTTTGGCGGTACCCACTTTGAACGCGATTTAAGCCGCGCACAGACGTTAATTCAGTCGGCAGGTTCGCATTCGAGCTTGTTGCAGTCGGTGCTGGACATTAACAAGGAACAAAAAGAGGTGTTGTTTAGAAAACTTTGGCAACATTTTGACTGCGACCTAGAAGGCAAAACCGTGGCGTTGTGGGGCATTAGCTACAAGCCCAACTCGAACTCCATCGAAAACGCCCCCAGCTTGGTGCTGATTAAGGCGTTTTTGGCGCAAGGCTGCACGCTTAAAGTGTTTGACCCCAAATTAGACGACAACTTTTCTCAGTGGATGCAAACCGAGTTAACCGCCGAGCAGCGCGCGCGCATTCACATCAGTCCCGACATGTACGCCGCCACCGAACAGGCCGATGCCTTGTGCGTAGTGACCGAGTGGAAACAATTTTGGTTACCCGACATGAACCTATTGTCGGCCAATATGCGCACCAAAATTATTTTAGATGGCCGTAATTTGTATCAAAAACCGTGGGTTAAATCGTACGGCTTTGACTACTACGGCATTGGGCGTTAA
- the pgi gene encoding glucose-6-phosphate isomerase: MIHTQAYAKLTQHIEPTQNKHLKCFFDTDQNRFEEFHARMPGLLFDYSKQKIDQPILELLIELAKESELNEWIEKQYSGEAINITEGRAALHTALRNIENPMPQVAEQWEKMQHIVDCAHSGQLRGFSGKPITDVINIGVGGSDLGPLMITRALEGDKLPTAPGIHFVSTLDAHQLQELLNELEPETTVFIIASKSFTTIDTLSLAETSKKWIQSAAKTENATMHHFIAASTNVPKMTEWGILPKFQLHFWDWVGGRFSLWSSIGLSIALHLGMQGYKDMLAGAYAMDQHYKNTPFAQNIPVLLGLIGVWNTNFLDRAAQAILPYDSRLKYFSSYLEQLEMESNGKRTKRDGTTVEYRTCPILWGEVGPNAQHAFYQLMHQGTEKVMADFILFKEDSMQNERSAYHHNLNIANCLAQSRALMIGQTSDNPHQFYPGDQVSNTLLMDKLDAYHLGMLVALYEHKVFTESVIWKINPFDQWGVELGKRLAMGILDNIQTQNVTGLDSSTAGILNAIWNKTVEQDK, translated from the coding sequence ATGATTCACACCCAAGCATACGCAAAACTCACGCAACACATTGAACCCACACAGAACAAACACCTAAAATGCTTTTTTGACACCGATCAAAATCGATTTGAGGAGTTTCACGCCCGCATGCCAGGTTTGTTGTTTGACTACTCTAAACAAAAAATTGACCAACCCATTTTAGAGCTGTTAATTGAGCTGGCCAAAGAGAGTGAGTTAAATGAATGGATTGAAAAGCAGTACAGCGGTGAAGCCATTAACATTACCGAAGGGCGTGCGGCGTTGCACACGGCACTGCGTAACATCGAAAACCCCATGCCGCAAGTGGCCGAACAATGGGAAAAAATGCAACACATTGTAGACTGTGCACACAGTGGCCAATTGCGTGGTTTTTCGGGCAAGCCTATTACCGACGTAATTAACATTGGCGTGGGCGGCAGTGATTTAGGGCCGTTAATGATTACCCGCGCGTTAGAGGGCGACAAACTGCCCACCGCGCCTGGCATTCACTTTGTGTCGACCCTAGACGCGCACCAGTTACAAGAATTGCTTAACGAGCTAGAACCCGAAACCACCGTGTTTATTATTGCGTCTAAATCGTTTACCACCATTGACACCTTGTCGTTGGCCGAAACCTCTAAAAAGTGGATTCAAAGCGCCGCCAAAACCGAAAACGCGACCATGCACCACTTTATTGCTGCCTCGACCAACGTGCCTAAAATGACCGAATGGGGCATTTTGCCTAAGTTTCAGTTGCATTTTTGGGACTGGGTTGGCGGACGCTTTTCGTTGTGGTCAAGCATTGGCTTGTCGATTGCCTTGCACTTGGGTATGCAGGGTTACAAAGACATGTTGGCCGGCGCGTACGCCATGGATCAACACTATAAAAACACGCCGTTTGCACAAAATATCCCGGTATTGCTGGGCTTAATTGGGGTGTGGAACACCAACTTTTTAGACCGCGCCGCTCAAGCCATTTTGCCGTACGATTCTCGCTTAAAGTATTTTTCGAGCTATCTTGAACAGCTTGAAATGGAAAGCAACGGCAAGCGCACCAAGCGCGACGGCACCACGGTCGAATACCGCACCTGCCCTATTTTATGGGGCGAAGTCGGCCCTAACGCCCAGCACGCGTTTTATCAGCTAATGCACCAAGGCACCGAAAAAGTCATGGCCGACTTTATTTTGTTTAAAGAAGACAGCATGCAAAACGAGCGTTCGGCCTACCACCACAATCTAAACATTGCCAACTGTTTGGCGCAAAGCCGCGCGTTAATGATTGGCCAAACCTCGGACAATCCGCACCAGTTTTACCCCGGCGACCAAGTGTCTAACACCTTGTTAATGGACAAATTAGACGCCTATCATTTAGGTATGTTAGTGGCGTTGTACGAGCACAAAGTGTTTACCGAGTCGGTCATTTGGAAAATTAACCCCTTTGACCAATGGGGTGTAGAGCTGGGCAAACGTTTGGCCATGGGCATTTTAGACAACATTCAAACCCAAAACGTAACCGGTCTTGACAGCTCAACCGCCGGAATTCTTAACGCCATTTGGAACAAAACAGTGGAACAAGACAAATGA